A genome region from Phoenix dactylifera cultivar Barhee BC4 chromosome 18, palm_55x_up_171113_PBpolish2nd_filt_p, whole genome shotgun sequence includes the following:
- the LOC103707004 gene encoding auxin-induced protein 6B-like yields the protein MAKAKFIKRSSVLKHAVQVLQRSLLPFLKMKTAPSIWGHLSDEFEEADRIGVLPEDVKEGHFAVVAVFDEKPKRFVVSLSCLSHPVFLRWLELAEEEFGFQHEGALAIPCRPSDLEKIITEL from the coding sequence ATGGCCAAGGCAAAGTTCATCAAGAGAAGCAGTGTTCTCAAGCATGCAGTTCAAGTCCTGCAGAGGAGTCTTCTTCCATTCTTAAAGATGAAGACTGCTCCTTCAATATGGGGTCATTTATCCGACGAGTTCGAAGAGGCTGACAGAATTGGGGTGCTGCCGGAGGATGTGAAGGAAGGCCACTTTGCAGTGGTGGCAGTCTTTGACGAGAAGCCAAAAAGATTTgtggtgtcgttgagctgcctctCACACCCAGTGTTTCTGAGGTGGTTGGAGTTGGCAGAAGAGGAGTTTGGGTTCCAGCATGAGGGGGCCCTTGCTATACCCTGCCGGCCGAGCGATCTGGAGAAGATAATTACAGAGCTGTGA